From Onychostoma macrolepis isolate SWU-2019 chromosome 05, ASM1243209v1, whole genome shotgun sequence, one genomic window encodes:
- the areg gene encoding proheparin-binding EGF-like growth factor isoform X2 yields the protein MQQTDIFTIRTAAAHTSALDHVTVMSSSGEGLQSAVGEDLESDDDQNPSGMFSDPTLFKVTQGSKGDEQNHKRSGRKKNKGRKKNRNITPVQPNHTLSHSTTADPCLTSHVDYCIHGHCTYLHGLREPVCVCKRGYDGERCGIQLLGTSRDDSSPDRTHSALVIMAVVLSVISCLAILLMVCVHYRTHHRFQAAFLSSTNEREKLEKKNIMV from the exons ATgcaacagacagaca TTTTCACCATACGGACAGCTGCCGCTCACACATCTGCACTGGATCATGTGACCGTGATGTCGTCATCGGGGGAGGGGCTTCAGAGCGCCGTGGGTGAAGATTTGGAATCTGATGATGATCAGAATCCATCGGGAATGTTCAGTGATCCAACTTTGTTTAAAG TAACCCAAGGCAGTAAAGGGGACGAGCAGAATCACAAGCGCTCTGGACGCAAAAAGAACAAAGGAAGAAAAAAGAATAGAAATATCACTCCTGTTCAGCCGAATCACACGCTCAGTCACAGCACCACCGCTGACCCCTGCCTGACCTCTCACGTGGACTACTGCATCCACGGCCACTGCACGTACCTGCACGGCCTGAGAGAgcctgtctgtgt ATGTAAGAGAGGTTATGATGGGGAACGCTGTGGCATCCAGCTTCTTGGGACGTCTCGGGACGACAGCAGCCCTGATCGGACCCACAGCGCGCTCGTCATTATGGCTGTCGTCCTGTCGGTCATCAGCTGCCTAGCCATTCTGCTCATGGTCTGCGTGCA CTATAGAACACATCATCGCTTTCAGGCGGCGTTCCTGAGCTCCACCAACGAGAGAGAGAAACTAGAGAAGAAGAACATCATGGTGTGA
- the ostf1 gene encoding osteoclast-stimulating factor 1, with product MSKPPPKPAKPGQVKVYRALFTFDPRTPDELYFEEGDILYISDTSDSNWWKGTCRGRTGLIPSNYVAEQAESIDNPMHEAAKRGNLSWLRECLDNKVGINGLDKAGNTALYWACHGGHKDVVEILLSQPNCELNQQNKLGDTALHAAAWKGYSDIVEMLLNKNARTDVLNNEKKTALDMATNAQCASLLKRKLGGVILRTHSNAEEYLDDEDSD from the exons ATGTCAAAGCCTCCCCCCAAACCAGCTAAACCAG gCCAGGTCAAGGTGTACAGGGCTTTATTCACCTTTGACCCAAGGACG CCAGATGAACTGTACTTTGAGGAAGGAGATATCTTGTACATCTCAGATACA AGTGACAGTAACTGGTGGAAGGGAACATGCAGGGGAAGGACTGGACTTATTCCCAGCAATTACG TGGCTGAGCAAGCAGAGTCCATAGACAATCCCATGCATGAAGCAGCCAAGCGAG GTAATCTGAGCTGGCTCAGAGAGTGTTTGGATAATAAGGTTGGCATCAATGGACTGGACAAAGCAGGGAACACCGCTCTCTACTGGGCCTGTCACGGAGGACATAAAG ATGTGGTGGAGATTTTGCTGAGTCAGCCGAACTGTGAGCTCAATCAGCAG AATAAACTGGGAGACACGGCTCTACATGCAGCTGCCTGGAAGGGTTATTCAGATATAGTTGAGATGTTGCTCAATAAAA ATGCCAGGACAGACGTGCTCAACAATGAGAAGAAGACCGCTCTGGATATGGCCACCAACGCACAATGTGCCTCTCTGCTGAAGAGGAAACTGGGAGGAG TGATTCTGCGCACCCACAGTAACGCTGAGGAGTATCTCGATGATGAAGACTCTGACTGA
- the areg gene encoding proheparin-binding EGF-like growth factor isoform X1, with product MNLQRLSSLLLCVVFTIRTAAAHTSALDHVTVMSSSGEGLQSAVGEDLESDDDQNPSGMFSDPTLFKVTQGSKGDEQNHKRSGRKKNKGRKKNRNITPVQPNHTLSHSTTADPCLTSHVDYCIHGHCTYLHGLREPVCVCKRGYDGERCGIQLLGTSRDDSSPDRTHSALVIMAVVLSVISCLAILLMVCVHYRTHHRFQAAFLSSTNEREKLEKKNIMV from the exons ATGAACCTACAGCGCCTCTCctctctgctgctctgtgtCG TTTTCACCATACGGACAGCTGCCGCTCACACATCTGCACTGGATCATGTGACCGTGATGTCGTCATCGGGGGAGGGGCTTCAGAGCGCCGTGGGTGAAGATTTGGAATCTGATGATGATCAGAATCCATCGGGAATGTTCAGTGATCCAACTTTGTTTAAAG TAACCCAAGGCAGTAAAGGGGACGAGCAGAATCACAAGCGCTCTGGACGCAAAAAGAACAAAGGAAGAAAAAAGAATAGAAATATCACTCCTGTTCAGCCGAATCACACGCTCAGTCACAGCACCACCGCTGACCCCTGCCTGACCTCTCACGTGGACTACTGCATCCACGGCCACTGCACGTACCTGCACGGCCTGAGAGAgcctgtctgtgt ATGTAAGAGAGGTTATGATGGGGAACGCTGTGGCATCCAGCTTCTTGGGACGTCTCGGGACGACAGCAGCCCTGATCGGACCCACAGCGCGCTCGTCATTATGGCTGTCGTCCTGTCGGTCATCAGCTGCCTAGCCATTCTGCTCATGGTCTGCGTGCA CTATAGAACACATCATCGCTTTCAGGCGGCGTTCCTGAGCTCCACCAACGAGAGAGAGAAACTAGAGAAGAAGAACATCATGGTGTGA